Proteins co-encoded in one Pseudomonas beijingensis genomic window:
- the gspL gene encoding type II secretion system protein GspL: MTRLRIALVPLGSLDLDSVVAFAWLDRQGQVREQGLSSLRALGQGGKNLSVECFLHPRDSLLTRLELPLLPAAKITAAVTCAAQALMLGASEHMQVAHSPRDVDGQVQIAWLDRESLANLGRLVHQAGMKLRGLYPAAYALPVLSGPVACIEDDHLLVRHGLQRAVVQPLQEEALDEWLLETGAGLHWVGEAAPQPSINTLAESQRWTGPAPGWGLHAGLSRNAVARGGWGRAAAICAVALAVWVVGLNLYAAREAAQGQRLKAQMSQRVKQAFPELPVILNPLQQARQQIAARQSGAATDPAQRFASLVQQAGSAMPFMSGNVQALVFENGELRLSVVAEAQKTTAEEDWKIPLAQAGIDVAAIDQGWRLRVAPAGQGTQDSSDETPDADDE; this comes from the coding sequence ATGACGCGCTTGCGCATTGCCCTGGTGCCGCTGGGCAGCCTGGACCTCGACAGTGTGGTGGCGTTTGCTTGGCTGGATCGCCAGGGCCAGGTTCGCGAGCAAGGCCTTAGCAGCCTCCGGGCGTTGGGCCAGGGCGGCAAAAACCTTTCGGTGGAGTGTTTCCTTCATCCCCGCGACAGCCTGTTGACTCGCCTGGAGTTGCCGCTATTACCGGCGGCCAAGATCACCGCGGCGGTGACGTGCGCGGCCCAGGCCCTGATGCTCGGTGCCAGCGAACACATGCAGGTGGCCCACAGCCCGCGCGACGTTGATGGGCAGGTGCAGATCGCCTGGCTGGACCGTGAATCCCTCGCCAATCTCGGGCGGCTTGTGCACCAGGCCGGCATGAAGCTGCGCGGCCTCTATCCGGCGGCCTACGCCTTGCCGGTGCTGTCGGGGCCGGTGGCCTGTATCGAGGACGACCATCTGCTGGTGCGTCATGGCCTGCAGCGCGCCGTGGTGCAACCGTTGCAGGAGGAGGCGCTGGACGAGTGGCTGCTGGAAACGGGCGCCGGGTTGCACTGGGTCGGCGAGGCTGCGCCGCAACCTTCGATCAATACCTTGGCTGAAAGCCAACGCTGGACTGGCCCGGCGCCGGGCTGGGGCTTGCATGCCGGCCTTTCACGCAACGCCGTCGCACGCGGTGGCTGGGGCCGGGCGGCGGCGATCTGCGCGGTAGCGCTGGCGGTGTGGGTGGTCGGGCTGAACCTCTACGCCGCCCGCGAAGCGGCCCAGGGCCAACGGCTCAAGGCGCAGATGAGCCAGCGGGTGAAACAGGCGTTTCCCGAGTTGCCGGTGATCCTCAACCCGCTGCAACAGGCACGCCAGCAGATCGCGGCGCGCCAGAGCGGTGCGGCGACCGACCCGGCCCAACGCTTTGCCAGCCTGGTGCAGCAAGCGGGCAGCGCCATGCCGTTCATGAGCGGCAATGTCCAGGCATTGGTGTTCGAGAACGGTGAATTGCGCCTGAGTGTCGTGGCCGAGGCGCAGAAAACCACCGCCGAAGAGGATTGGAAAATCCCCCTGGCCCAGGCCGGCATCGACGTCGCCGCCATCGACCAGGGCTGGCGCCTGCGGGTGGCCCCGGCCGGCCAGGGTACCCAGGATTCCTCCGACGAAACCCCGGACGCCGACGATGAATAA
- the gspM gene encoding type II secretion system protein GspM: protein MNKHSLSLAWVRWQTFRTRLRTFWQGLAVREQAAVALAALVLGGCLVWLALIEPPLKTIAYWQAETPKLRSQTEALEVLLRDVAGPAQDQPLEAALRQSLDASGLSQHYQLQAPGTEFPDAWQLTFDQAPAEAVISWLLGNPRQFSLEVIEARLQRTALANPDNHDNLDNSAGTLSGTVRMDQAQSAKEAS, encoded by the coding sequence ATGAATAAGCACTCCCTGTCCCTGGCATGGGTCCGTTGGCAAACTTTTCGTACGCGTTTGCGCACGTTCTGGCAGGGGCTTGCCGTGCGCGAGCAAGCTGCTGTGGCCCTGGCTGCGTTGGTGTTGGGCGGCTGTCTGGTCTGGCTCGCGTTGATTGAGCCACCGCTCAAGACCATCGCCTACTGGCAAGCGGAAACCCCGAAGCTACGGTCGCAAACCGAAGCCCTTGAAGTGCTGTTGCGTGACGTCGCCGGGCCAGCCCAAGACCAGCCCCTCGAAGCCGCCCTGCGCCAGAGCCTGGACGCCAGCGGCTTGAGCCAGCACTACCAATTGCAAGCACCCGGCACCGAGTTCCCCGATGCCTGGCAGCTCACGTTCGACCAGGCCCCGGCGGAGGCAGTGATCAGCTGGCTGCTGGGCAACCCACGGCAGTTCTCCCTGGAAGTGATCGAGGCCCGTTTGCAGCGCACCGCCCTTGCCAATCCCGATAATCACGACAACCTCGACAACAGCGCCGGCACACTGTCCGGAACCGTTCGCATGGATCAGGCGCAAAGCGCTAAGGAAGCTTCATGA
- the gspD gene encoding type II secretion system secretin GspD produces MKGARYPRHWRKAAPLLLLALSACNSTPPASQPPLLVDSELGVPLGSTQRSGDALLDRQRAQDLRERKPAVRHQVDLTARAREPRSNVPARTPLGDQPVTLNFVEADIQAVVRALSRSTGQQFLVDPRVKGNLTLVSEGQVPAHQAYDMLLAALRMQGFSVVDVGGVAQVVPEADAKLLGGPIYSADKPAGNGMLTRTFRLQYENAVNLIPVLRPIVSPNNPINAYPGNNTIVVTDYAENLSRVAQLIEGIDTPSAIDTDVVPIHNGIAVDIAQMVSDLLETQGGDQTQKINVIGDPRSNSIIIRAGSPERTELARNLIYKLDNAQNNPSNLHVVYLRNAQAGKLAQALRGLLTGESEGEGNDTSRSVLSGMGGSTNGQSGQGSSGDGSSTTSGSASTTSNGYAQGSNGTTSASTKNEQNTAFSAGGVTIQADATTNTLLISAPDPLYRNLREVIDLLDQRRAQVVIESLIVEVGEDDASEFGVQWQSGNLGGSGVIGGVNLGGSGLNLNGKTSIDVLPQGLNLGVVNGTVDIPGIGKILDLKVLARALKSKGGTNVLSTPNLLTLDNEAASIFVGQTIPFVSGSYVTGGGGTSNNPFQTVTREEVGLKLNVRPQISEGGTVKLDIYQEVSSVDNRASSTTGIVTNKRAIDTSILLDDGQIMVLGGLLQDGYSQSNDAVPWLSTIPGIGALFRNERRQISKTNLMVFLRPYIIRDTAAGRGITLNRYDFMRRAQGLLQPDRSWAMPDMQAPQLPASARAIPGAAPVSLQTPRAAIKAVPVEGGAR; encoded by the coding sequence ATGAAAGGGGCCCGATACCCACGTCATTGGCGCAAGGCCGCGCCGCTGTTGTTGCTGGCGTTGAGTGCCTGCAACAGCACGCCGCCCGCGTCGCAGCCGCCGTTGCTGGTGGACAGCGAGCTGGGTGTTCCGTTGGGAAGTACCCAGCGTAGCGGCGATGCATTGCTCGATCGCCAGCGGGCCCAGGACCTGCGTGAACGCAAGCCCGCGGTGCGGCATCAGGTCGACCTCACCGCCCGTGCCCGAGAACCCCGCAGCAATGTGCCGGCGCGCACGCCCCTGGGGGATCAACCGGTGACGCTGAATTTCGTCGAGGCGGATATCCAGGCGGTGGTGCGGGCCTTGTCCCGTTCCACCGGCCAACAATTCCTGGTGGACCCGCGGGTCAAGGGCAACCTGACGCTGGTTTCCGAAGGCCAGGTCCCGGCTCACCAGGCCTACGACATGTTGCTGGCCGCCCTGCGCATGCAAGGCTTCAGCGTGGTGGACGTAGGCGGCGTGGCCCAGGTGGTGCCGGAGGCCGATGCCAAGCTGCTGGGAGGGCCGATCTACAGCGCCGACAAACCGGCCGGCAACGGCATGCTGACACGCACCTTCCGCCTGCAATACGAAAACGCGGTGAACCTGATCCCGGTGCTGCGCCCGATCGTTTCGCCAAACAATCCGATCAACGCCTACCCGGGCAACAACACCATTGTCGTCACCGATTACGCCGAGAACCTGTCACGGGTGGCGCAGCTCATCGAAGGCATCGACACCCCCAGCGCCATCGACACCGATGTGGTGCCGATCCACAACGGCATCGCTGTCGACATCGCGCAGATGGTTTCCGACCTGCTGGAAACCCAGGGCGGCGACCAGACCCAGAAAATCAACGTGATCGGCGACCCGCGCTCCAATTCCATCATCATCCGCGCCGGCAGCCCCGAGCGCACGGAGCTGGCGCGCAACCTGATCTACAAGCTCGACAACGCCCAGAACAACCCGAGCAACCTGCACGTGGTATACCTGCGCAATGCCCAGGCCGGCAAACTGGCCCAGGCCCTGCGCGGCTTGCTCACCGGGGAAAGCGAAGGCGAGGGCAACGACACCTCGCGCTCGGTACTCAGTGGCATGGGTGGCAGCACCAATGGCCAGAGCGGGCAGGGCAGCAGTGGCGATGGCAGCAGCACCACCAGCGGCAGTGCGTCGACCACCAGCAACGGCTACGCCCAGGGCAGCAACGGGACCACCTCCGCTTCGACGAAAAACGAACAGAACACCGCGTTCAGTGCCGGCGGTGTGACCATCCAGGCCGACGCCACCACCAACACCTTGCTGATCTCCGCGCCGGACCCGCTGTACCGCAACCTGCGGGAAGTCATCGACTTGCTGGACCAGCGTCGCGCCCAAGTGGTGATCGAGAGCTTGATCGTCGAGGTCGGCGAGGACGACGCCAGCGAGTTCGGCGTGCAATGGCAGAGCGGCAACCTGGGCGGCAGCGGTGTAATCGGTGGGGTCAACCTCGGTGGCAGCGGGCTCAATCTCAATGGCAAGACCAGCATCGACGTGCTGCCCCAAGGCCTGAACCTGGGCGTGGTCAACGGCACCGTGGACATTCCCGGCATTGGCAAGATCCTCGACCTCAAGGTCCTGGCCCGGGCGTTGAAGAGCAAGGGCGGCACCAATGTGTTGTCAACGCCGAACCTGCTGACCCTGGACAACGAAGCGGCGAGCATTTTTGTCGGCCAGACCATTCCCTTCGTCAGCGGCAGCTACGTCACCGGCGGCGGTGGCACCAGCAACAACCCGTTCCAGACCGTGACCCGCGAGGAGGTGGGCTTGAAGCTCAATGTCCGGCCGCAGATTTCCGAAGGGGGGACGGTCAAGCTCGATATCTATCAGGAAGTCAGCAGCGTCGACAATCGCGCTTCGAGCACCACGGGGATCGTCACCAACAAACGCGCCATCGACACCAGCATCCTGTTGGACGACGGGCAGATCATGGTCCTTGGCGGGCTGCTGCAGGATGGCTACAGCCAGAGCAACGACGCGGTGCCGTGGTTGTCGACGATCCCTGGAATTGGGGCGCTGTTTCGCAACGAGCGGCGACAGATCTCCAAGACCAACCTGATGGTGTTCCTGCGGCCCTACATCATCCGCGACACGGCGGCGGGACGCGGCATCACCCTCAACCGCTACGACTTCATGCGCCGCGCCCAAGGCCTGCTGCAACCGGATCGCAGCTGGGCGATGCCGGACATGCAAGCCCCGCAACTGCCAGCCTCGGCCCGGGCAATTCCGGGGGCGGCGCCCGTGAGCCTGCAAACGCCCAGGGCGGCGATCAAGGCAGTGCCGGTCGAAGGAGGCGCTCGCTGA
- the gspE gene encoding type II secretion system ATPase GspE, with protein MNTLPYAWAKAQRLVLRQSDEGTVLMVCPSTPGWSISEVRRQFGEVRLERVRDEELDGLLNTAYADTGSAAAVVGAAENEVDLDRLMQDIPEITDLLDTQDGAPVIRMINALLTQAARDEASDIHIEPYESHSVVRYRVDGTLRDVVSPRKALHGALVSRIKIMAQLDIAEKRLPQDGRIALRVAGRPIDIRVSTVPTGHGERVVMRLLDKQAGRLQLETLGMDPDVLGKLDHLIRQPHGIVLVTGPTGSGKTTSLYAALARLDASVHNILTVEDPVEYDLPGISQIQVNAKIDMTFALALRAILRQDPDIIMIGEIRDLETAQIAVQASLTGHLVLATLHTNDAVSAINRLIDMGVEPFLLASSMLGVLAQRLVRRLCPHCKQPDPATPGTWRPVGCPTCNQTGYSGRTGIHELFCIDDDIRTLIHQGAGEQALRVAARQAGMFSMREDGERWVRSGTTAPEEILRVTRDA; from the coding sequence ATGAACACCCTCCCATACGCCTGGGCCAAGGCCCAACGCCTGGTGCTGCGCCAGTCCGACGAAGGCACGGTGTTGATGGTGTGTCCCTCCACGCCGGGCTGGTCCATCAGTGAAGTGCGCCGCCAGTTCGGCGAGGTACGCCTGGAGCGGGTGCGTGACGAGGAACTCGACGGGTTGCTCAACACGGCCTACGCCGACACCGGCAGCGCCGCCGCCGTGGTGGGCGCGGCGGAAAACGAGGTGGACCTCGACCGGTTGATGCAGGACATCCCCGAGATCACCGACCTGCTGGACACCCAGGACGGCGCGCCGGTGATCCGCATGATCAACGCCTTGCTGACCCAGGCCGCCCGGGACGAGGCCAGCGACATTCACATCGAGCCCTACGAAAGCCATTCGGTGGTGCGCTACCGGGTCGACGGGACCCTGCGCGACGTGGTTTCGCCACGCAAGGCCCTGCACGGCGCGCTGGTGTCGCGGATCAAGATCATGGCCCAACTCGACATCGCCGAAAAACGCCTGCCCCAGGACGGGCGCATCGCCTTGCGCGTGGCCGGCCGGCCCATCGATATCCGCGTCTCGACGGTGCCCACCGGCCATGGCGAACGGGTGGTGATGCGGTTGCTGGACAAGCAAGCCGGACGCCTGCAACTGGAAACGTTGGGGATGGACCCGGACGTGCTGGGCAAGCTCGATCACCTGATCCGTCAGCCCCACGGCATCGTGCTGGTCACCGGCCCCACCGGCAGTGGCAAGACCACCAGCCTCTACGCCGCCCTGGCCCGGCTGGACGCTAGTGTGCACAACATTCTCACTGTCGAAGATCCGGTGGAATACGACTTGCCGGGCATCAGCCAGATCCAGGTCAACGCCAAGATCGACATGACCTTCGCCCTGGCCTTGCGGGCGATTCTGCGTCAGGACCCGGACATCATCATGATCGGTGAAATCCGCGACCTGGAGACCGCACAAATCGCCGTGCAGGCGTCCCTTACCGGTCACTTGGTGTTGGCCACGCTGCACACCAACGACGCGGTGTCGGCCATCAACCGTCTGATCGACATGGGCGTCGAGCCGTTCCTGCTGGCCTCGTCGATGCTCGGCGTGCTCGCCCAGCGTCTGGTGCGCAGGCTGTGCCCGCATTGCAAGCAACCTGATCCGGCCACGCCCGGCACCTGGCGCCCGGTGGGTTGCCCGACCTGCAACCAGACCGGCTACAGCGGCCGCACCGGTATCCATGAACTGTTCTGCATCGACGATGACATCCGCACGCTCATCCACCAAGGGGCAGGGGAGCAGGCACTGCGCGTCGCCGCCCGTCAGGCGGGGATGTTCAGCATGCGCGAGGATGGCGAGCGCTGGGTGCGCAGTGGCACCACGGCCCCTGAAGAAATCCTGCGCGTGACACGGGACGCCTGA